A window of the Candidatus Brocadiaceae bacterium genome harbors these coding sequences:
- a CDS encoding glycosyltransferase family 39 protein, with the protein MKRTEASYGENSCKDVSGWSIVLAFTGIYSLLSMSLTIGYYHLSGDSYEYLTLARNIYRGEGFTRVGLPELFRQPVYPFLVAGVLWSIRDIELAGHLVSLFCGILTIPATFWAARQIVSVRHALLATALLAINPFFAHSGSEVLSETACALFSILAIGFLIQACCNVSYRIVFPGAFFGFCSAVAYLCRSENFLLFPAGIFLLAWNARKAKRNYIFSISMAMIAMVITCLPYWFMLKSATGTFSLSGNSATLIWFQSDRKERPPESFDPAWAPRKFDPIYPYKTHPADFKVGRYIMLNTPELVKRYIVNSLTYLKPLCEMLFFGFGLVLLFIGVLWGFRMIGKDVFSSVLVAFVPMVCFSFREGTERLLIPYLPAASLCMAIGLSRITELLSQGKFLSQFQPFRLKVIVIILLVFVPMTKMMRHIGKPENQRHYQYRIVGEEIRKRVNENEIPIVMAGEQAPGFHAGGHTIAIPATSDYQRLLEQMDRFNARYLVVTRKKYVKKSVHVPELSSPEGHDGLELLGVFPGEIDLYHRVKQD; encoded by the coding sequence ATGAAAAGAACAGAAGCTTCTTATGGAGAAAATTCATGTAAGGATGTATCCGGATGGAGCATAGTTCTTGCTTTTACCGGAATATATAGCCTGTTATCCATGAGTCTTACTATTGGATACTATCATTTATCAGGAGATAGTTACGAATACCTTACCCTTGCACGAAATATATACAGAGGAGAAGGTTTTACCAGAGTAGGATTGCCTGAACTTTTTCGGCAACCGGTATACCCCTTTCTCGTAGCTGGAGTGTTATGGAGTATTCGAGATATTGAGCTGGCTGGCCATCTGGTTTCGTTGTTTTGCGGAATTCTTACTATCCCTGCAACTTTTTGGGCTGCCCGTCAGATAGTTTCGGTACGCCATGCGCTTCTTGCGACAGCATTGCTTGCCATTAATCCATTTTTTGCTCACTCAGGTTCAGAGGTATTGTCAGAGACTGCCTGTGCTTTATTTTCTATTCTTGCCATTGGATTTTTGATACAGGCTTGTTGTAATGTTTCCTACAGGATTGTTTTTCCCGGGGCATTTTTCGGTTTCTGTTCCGCCGTTGCTTATCTTTGCCGCAGTGAAAATTTTCTTTTGTTTCCCGCCGGCATATTTTTACTGGCATGGAACGCCAGAAAAGCGAAAAGAAACTATATCTTCTCTATTAGTATGGCTATGATTGCGATGGTCATTACGTGTCTGCCTTACTGGTTTATGTTGAAATCCGCAACGGGTACTTTCAGTTTGAGCGGGAATAGCGCTACCTTGATCTGGTTTCAAAGCGACCGAAAAGAACGGCCGCCGGAATCATTTGATCCCGCCTGGGCGCCACGTAAATTTGATCCGATATATCCATACAAAACACATCCTGCTGATTTCAAGGTTGGACGTTATATTATGTTGAACACCCCTGAGTTGGTAAAGCGCTATATAGTAAATTCTCTTACGTATTTGAAGCCTTTGTGTGAAATGCTCTTTTTCGGATTTGGACTAGTGCTCCTTTTCATAGGAGTATTATGGGGGTTTCGCATGATTGGGAAGGATGTTTTTTCTTCTGTTCTCGTTGCTTTCGTGCCTATGGTTTGTTTTTCGTTTCGAGAAGGCACCGAACGCCTGCTTATTCCCTATCTCCCTGCTGCCTCTCTCTGTATGGCAATAGGCCTTTCCAGGATTACTGAGTTGTTGAGTCAGGGGAAGTTCTTATCACAATTCCAACCTTTTCGATTAAAAGTTATAGTGATCATACTGTTAGTATTTGTTCCTATGACAAAAATGATGCGACATATTGGCAAACCGGAAAATCAGAGGCATTATCAATACAGGATTGTTGGGGAGGAAATAAGAAAACGGGTGAATGAAAATGAAATACCAATTGTGATGGCAGGGGAACAGGCTCCCGGGTTTCACGCCGGAGGCCATACCATCGCAATTCCTGCCACTTCTGACTATCAAAGATTACTTGAACAAATGGATCGATTCAATGCCCGATATCTGGTCGTTACACGTAAAAAATATGTGAAAAAATCTGTTCATGTGCCAGAGTTGAGCTCTCCGGAAGGACACGATGGTCTTGAGCTGCTTGGGGTTTTCCCTGGTGAAATTGATTTGTATCATCGGGTGAAACAGGATTGA
- a CDS encoding glycosyltransferase family 2 protein: MEELQVKRLSIIIPVYNESRTVYKILTKISQVTLINEIEKEIIIINDYSTDDSEKLILEFKEKFPTLDIKYFKHEKNRGKGAALQTGIKRATGECLIVQDADLEYDPNEYNIMLKPVLDGVADVVLGSRFVGGKAHRVLFFGHSLGNKVLTFLSNLFTNLNLTDIETCYKLFKTNIIQPIELKENRFGFEAEVVAKISRIPGVRIYEVGISYYGRTYAEGKKINWKDGLSAIYCIVRYNFLKK, from the coding sequence ATGGAAGAATTGCAAGTCAAAAGATTATCTATCATTATTCCTGTTTACAACGAAAGCAGGACTGTATACAAAATATTAACCAAAATAAGCCAAGTAACGCTTATAAACGAAATTGAAAAAGAAATAATTATTATAAATGATTATTCAACTGATGATTCAGAAAAATTAATTTTGGAGTTCAAAGAAAAATTTCCTACCCTTGACATCAAGTATTTTAAACACGAAAAAAACAGAGGTAAAGGTGCGGCATTGCAAACGGGTATAAAGAGGGCAACGGGAGAATGTTTGATAGTTCAAGATGCGGATTTAGAATATGATCCAAACGAATACAATATTATGTTAAAACCTGTTTTAGATGGAGTTGCCGATGTGGTGCTTGGATCACGTTTTGTGGGTGGCAAAGCACACAGAGTATTGTTTTTTGGCCATTCATTGGGGAATAAAGTATTAACATTTTTATCAAACCTTTTTACCAATCTCAATCTTACAGACATAGAAACGTGTTATAAACTGTTCAAAACAAATATAATTCAGCCAATTGAGCTAAAGGAAAATCGTTTTGGTTTTGAGGCAGAAGTTGTAGCTAAAATATCACGTATTCCGGGTGTCAGGATTTATGAGGTTGGCATTTCTTATTACGGCAGGACCTATGCCGAAGGGAAGAAAATAAATTGGAAGGATGGGCTAAGTGCGATTTACTGCATAGTTAGATATAATTTCTTAAAAAAATAG
- a CDS encoding heme-binding protein produces the protein MNPSFGIGLPTHSELQAALKYVVKEKNGGFGFHMWATIVDRDGIVVSVVFSGNDRGDQWPGSRIISAQKANAANAFSLPQLALSTANLFSAVQPGGSLFGLQFSNPVATEVAYKGMSECIGTENDPMVGHKIGGVNVFGGGLPLYNREGKLIGAIGISGDSSCADHNVVWKVRYKLNLSNVPAGVSPTNDDNIINDITNGVSASGWGHPACSPEATEIAKNLPKTHPIGCNP, from the coding sequence ATGAATCCTTCTTTTGGCATTGGTTTGCCAACTCACTCTGAACTTCAAGCTGCATTAAAATATGTAGTTAAGGAAAAAAACGGTGGGTTTGGTTTTCATATGTGGGCAACGATAGTTGACAGGGATGGGATAGTAGTGTCGGTAGTTTTTTCCGGTAATGACAGGGGTGATCAATGGCCAGGTAGTCGTATCATTTCTGCACAGAAGGCGAATGCGGCAAATGCATTTAGTCTTCCACAGCTTGCACTATCAACAGCAAACCTGTTTTCAGCGGTTCAACCGGGAGGGAGTCTCTTCGGGTTGCAGTTTAGTAATCCTGTTGCAACGGAAGTCGCTTATAAAGGTATGTCCGAATGTATCGGGACTGAAAATGATCCTATGGTAGGTCACAAAATTGGCGGAGTCAATGTGTTCGGTGGCGGATTACCGTTGTACAACCGTGAAGGTAAACTTATTGGCGCTATTGGCATAAGTGGAGACAGCTCCTGCGCGGATCACAATGTCGTTTGGAAGGTCCGATACAAATTGAATTTAAGCAATGTTCCCGCAGGAGTAAGCCCTACGAACGACGATAACATTATTAATGATATTACCAACGGAGTTAGTGCCAGTGGGTGGGGTCATCCAGCATGCTCTCCCGAAGCAACGGAGATTGCAAAAAATCTCCCAAAAACACATCCCATTGGTTGTAATCCTTAG
- a CDS encoding gluconokinase, GntK/IdnK-type — protein MILMGVSGSGKTTIGRLLAERLNWQFYDGDKFHTRDNIEKMIKGVPLDEKDREPWLKSLRSRIKESAIEDEDAILAVSALTKAFRRELLKGFENVELFCLKGPYHLIRKRLEKRQDHYFKVDLLADQFKTFEEPEGIFMVDISQDPQVIVDQILARLSFSL, from the coding sequence ATGATCCTCATGGGTGTTTCCGGTTCTGGTAAAACAACGATAGGACGCCTTCTGGCTGAAAGATTAAATTGGCAGTTCTACGACGGAGATAAATTTCACACCAGGGACAATATTGAAAAGATGATAAAAGGAGTGCCGTTGGACGAAAAAGACAGAGAACCCTGGCTGAAATCTCTCCGGTCGCGTATCAAAGAGTCTGCGATCGAGGATGAAGATGCTATTCTTGCGGTTTCAGCTCTTACAAAAGCGTTTCGTAGAGAACTATTAAAGGGTTTCGAAAATGTGGAATTGTTCTGTTTAAAAGGGCCTTACCATCTTATTCGTAAAAGACTTGAAAAACGTCAAGATCATTATTTTAAAGTAGATCTTCTTGCAGATCAATTTAAGACTTTTGAAGAGCCAGAAGGTATTTTTATGGTGGACATATCCCAGGATCCTCAAGTGATAGTGGACCAAATATTGGCACGATTGTCTTTCAGTCTTTAA
- a CDS encoding gamma-glutamylcyclotransferase produces the protein MNIFTYGSLMYFAVWSKIVGGRYQKCNGKLQGYARRRMHGSMYPGLVRAEGDVVVDGVVYFDINRVDIKKLDGFEGECYERVSACIRTEDCKYISCEVYVIKDKYTGLVSSEEWLPELFARKGIKEFLKNWVELC, from the coding sequence ATGAACATTTTCACCTATGGATCTCTCATGTATTTTGCGGTATGGTCAAAAATTGTTGGAGGTAGATATCAAAAATGTAATGGGAAACTACAGGGATATGCACGAAGGAGGATGCACGGGAGTATGTATCCAGGACTTGTTCGGGCGGAAGGCGATGTGGTTGTTGATGGCGTTGTGTATTTTGATATAAATAGGGTAGATATCAAAAAGCTGGATGGTTTTGAAGGTGAATGCTATGAAAGGGTGAGTGCATGTATCCGAACGGAAGATTGTAAATATATTTCCTGTGAAGTGTACGTAATCAAAGATAAATATACCGGTTTGGTAAGCAGTGAAGAGTGGTTGCCGGAGTTGTTTGCCCGAAAAGGGATAAAGGAATTCTTGAAAAATTGGGTTGAGCTCTGCTGA
- a CDS encoding NAD(P)-dependent oxidoreductase — protein sequence MNIAITGITGFLGGYVAKRLFEREVYINALVRSTSNTLRLKEYQKRITYTQGNLDNKETLKKFVQGANVVIHMAYEREGASFHDAANKDIKRFIESNLLGSIELLDASVQAGVQQFIFVSSCAVYGHVFPDRKLDELHPLMPDSKYGAYKASVEAFCSAYYLSDGLMVTILRPVGIYGIDPHLAHSSWYNIVKDIKQGKSVEVSGGGKVVSVEDVAHAIDLALGNKDASGKIYNLVDTYIDNFNIARIAKNIIGSSSYISGTSKEPLNRMENIQSKKLGLSYAGIDGIKHYIHELAGRI from the coding sequence ATGAATATTGCTATTACCGGCATAACAGGATTTTTAGGTGGTTACGTCGCCAAGAGATTATTTGAGAGAGAAGTATACATCAATGCCCTTGTGAGGAGCACCAGTAATACGTTACGTCTTAAGGAATATCAAAAAAGGATTACCTACACACAAGGCAATCTGGACAATAAAGAGACCCTGAAAAAATTTGTTCAGGGTGCCAATGTGGTTATCCACATGGCATATGAGCGTGAGGGCGCTTCCTTTCATGATGCTGCTAATAAGGATATAAAACGATTTATAGAATCTAACCTTCTTGGGAGCATTGAGTTATTGGATGCTTCGGTTCAGGCGGGTGTTCAACAATTTATTTTTGTGAGTTCCTGTGCAGTTTACGGGCATGTATTTCCCGACAGAAAGTTGGATGAACTACACCCTTTGATGCCAGATTCAAAGTATGGAGCCTACAAGGCCTCGGTTGAAGCATTTTGTAGTGCATATTATTTATCTGATGGTTTAATGGTAACAATTCTTCGTCCGGTCGGGATCTACGGCATAGATCCCCATCTGGCTCATTCCTCATGGTATAATATCGTAAAAGATATTAAACAGGGAAAGTCTGTGGAGGTTTCCGGTGGTGGAAAGGTGGTTTCTGTTGAGGATGTCGCGCATGCCATAGATTTAGCGCTTGGTAATAAAGATGCATCAGGAAAAATTTACAATCTGGTAGATACCTATATTGATAATTTCAACATAGCACGTATTGCTAAGAATATCATTGGGTCTTCTTCGTATATTAGTGGTACATCCAAAGAACCATTAAATAGAATGGAGAATATCCAGTCAAAAAAGCTTGGATTGAGTTATGCCGGCATAGATGGTATAAAACACTATATACATGAATTAGCCGGACGTATCTAA
- a CDS encoding B12-binding domain-containing radical SAM protein gives MKVLLISPEFPDTFWSFKHALKFIRKKASFPPLGLLTVAAILPPEWSKRLVDVNVIKLTDEDLAWADYAFIGSMVVQRMSAQQIIGRCKAAGVCVVAGGPLFTSEYEHFENVDHFILNEAEITLPLFLTDVKNGCARKVYTTSQFADIKKTPAPLWELADLNQYASMSIQYSRGCPYQCEFCNVTSLFGRQTRTKTTEQIITELDTFYRLGWRGGVFFVDDNLIGNKKKLRNELLPALIKWQQEHVPIPFHTEVSINLADDEPLMQMMSDAGFDAVFVGIETPDANSLSECGKKQNKNRDLVEDVWRLQRAGLQVQAGFIVGFDSDTPSIFQRQIDFIQKSGIVSAMIGMLQAPSGTILYERLKKEGRLLGEMSGDNVDGTTNIVPNMDSDMFREGYKSILRKIYAPENYYQRIKVFFREYKAPKIKAPLKFYHILALFRAFYHLGILGHERYQFWKLLLWTFFHRRELLAMSISLAVYGHHYRKISELHVF, from the coding sequence ATGAAGGTATTGCTGATATCACCTGAGTTTCCGGATACATTTTGGAGTTTTAAACACGCCCTTAAATTTATACGCAAAAAGGCATCCTTCCCTCCGCTGGGATTGTTGACCGTTGCTGCAATATTGCCGCCAGAGTGGTCAAAGCGCTTGGTTGATGTGAATGTGATAAAGCTTACGGATGAAGATCTCGCCTGGGCTGATTACGCATTTATTGGTAGTATGGTAGTACAAAGAATGTCAGCTCAGCAAATCATTGGACGTTGCAAAGCTGCTGGTGTTTGTGTGGTTGCAGGGGGTCCTTTGTTTACGAGTGAGTATGAACACTTTGAAAATGTAGACCATTTCATACTTAATGAGGCAGAAATCACCTTGCCATTGTTTTTGACAGATGTAAAGAATGGTTGCGCCAGAAAGGTTTACACCACATCTCAGTTTGCTGATATAAAAAAAACCCCGGCCCCTCTTTGGGAATTGGCAGATCTGAATCAATATGCATCAATGAGCATACAGTATTCCCGGGGCTGTCCATATCAATGTGAGTTTTGCAACGTGACATCATTGTTTGGACGACAGACACGTACCAAAACAACCGAACAGATTATTACCGAATTAGACACTTTTTACAGGTTGGGGTGGCGTGGAGGTGTATTTTTCGTAGACGATAACCTTATTGGAAACAAAAAAAAGCTCAGGAATGAACTGCTACCTGCTTTAATCAAATGGCAACAGGAGCATGTTCCGATACCGTTTCACACGGAAGTTTCCATTAATCTGGCCGATGACGAACCTCTTATGCAAATGATGTCAGATGCCGGTTTTGATGCGGTATTTGTAGGAATTGAGACTCCGGATGCGAATAGTTTGTCTGAGTGTGGCAAGAAACAAAATAAAAACCGTGACTTAGTCGAAGATGTATGGCGCCTACAACGAGCAGGACTACAGGTTCAAGCAGGTTTTATCGTAGGCTTTGACAGTGATACTCCGTCAATCTTTCAGAGACAAATTGATTTCATACAGAAAAGCGGCATTGTTTCGGCGATGATTGGTATGCTTCAGGCTCCGTCAGGCACAATATTGTATGAACGTCTAAAGAAGGAGGGGCGTTTGCTTGGAGAAATGTCGGGAGATAATGTCGATGGCACAACGAATATTGTTCCGAATATGGATTCTGATATGTTTCGGGAAGGCTATAAGAGTATATTGAGAAAAATTTATGCTCCTGAAAATTATTATCAACGCATTAAGGTTTTCTTTCGGGAATATAAGGCGCCAAAGATTAAAGCACCGTTAAAATTTTATCACATATTGGCTTTGTTTCGCGCCTTTTACCATCTCGGTATCCTCGGGCATGAACGCTATCAATTTTGGAAACTCTTGTTGTGGACCTTTTTTCATAGGAGAGAATTATTGGCGATGTCTATCTCGCTTGCAGTTTATGGTCATCATTATCGTAAAATCAGTGAATTACACGTTTTTTAG
- a CDS encoding trypsin-like peptidase domain-containing protein produces MKNTLAQDARAAIPSVVQIQAQGYSEEDTRSILDPRYLAPATWAGSGFFIHLDEGNGYLLTNSHVVRNAKKLKILSLITSEELFDAEIIGLVTDLEPDIALIRLAHREIERFKKFSGGSIPHLDFADSSQIRRGEEIKAIGYPFGFSEPNISGGEISNLISGDVSTPERLVTDAAINFGNSGGPAIIKGGKVIGINTAIIVQANNIGFITPINYAKIVLPMLLKKKGTLLTDLGCRLQPNSEANAKYLGMDEAKGMIISHVFTRGLIQKAGLRRLDVILGINEYNFDRHGNVFPGDRVHKKNIFDVVRLIPLEEQITIRYYQPGVQKEVTIKAIPQPDSGLRFQPMVKKRKFLEFQGMIIQELNYEIMGALSAEMGIDYLLEISGKAPEISKLAITFIDTGSPADEVFFSVGDIIKNINGKKVRTLGGFVEAVRRTKTEVLIETQMGSFGVFQLTDQQKDQFKILWPRENDFVYNLRMEA; encoded by the coding sequence TTGAAAAATACCTTAGCTCAAGATGCCAGGGCAGCAATACCTTCCGTGGTTCAAATTCAGGCCCAGGGGTACAGCGAAGAAGATACCCGTTCAATATTAGATCCAAGATATTTGGCCCCTGCAACATGGGCTGGTTCCGGCTTTTTTATCCATTTAGATGAGGGCAACGGCTATCTATTAACAAACAGCCATGTTGTAAGAAATGCAAAAAAACTTAAAATTCTCTCATTAATAACGAGCGAAGAACTTTTTGATGCAGAGATTATAGGGCTTGTCACTGATCTTGAACCAGATATTGCCCTCATTAGGTTGGCACATCGTGAAATTGAACGTTTTAAAAAATTTTCGGGTGGTTCTATACCTCATCTTGATTTTGCTGATTCAAGCCAAATAAGAAGAGGAGAAGAAATCAAGGCTATTGGATACCCCTTCGGATTTAGCGAACCCAATATTTCAGGAGGTGAAATATCAAACCTTATTTCGGGGGACGTCTCTACACCTGAAAGATTAGTGACTGACGCTGCAATAAATTTCGGAAACAGTGGAGGCCCTGCAATTATTAAGGGAGGTAAAGTCATAGGAATTAACACTGCAATCATTGTGCAGGCTAATAACATCGGATTTATAACACCGATAAACTATGCCAAAATAGTATTACCCATGCTGTTAAAGAAAAAGGGAACCTTATTGACAGATCTCGGCTGTCGATTACAACCGAATTCGGAAGCAAATGCAAAATACCTTGGTATGGATGAAGCAAAAGGTATGATTATCAGTCATGTATTTACCAGGGGCCTTATTCAAAAGGCGGGATTGCGTCGCCTTGATGTTATATTGGGAATAAATGAATACAATTTCGATCGCCATGGCAACGTTTTTCCAGGCGATAGAGTTCACAAGAAAAATATTTTTGATGTTGTTCGCCTGATTCCCTTAGAAGAACAAATAACAATACGCTACTACCAGCCAGGGGTACAAAAGGAAGTTACAATCAAAGCCATACCTCAACCAGATTCAGGTCTTCGATTTCAACCAATGGTAAAAAAAAGAAAATTCCTTGAATTTCAGGGCATGATTATCCAGGAACTCAATTATGAAATCATGGGTGCGTTATCCGCAGAAATGGGTATAGACTATCTTTTGGAAATAAGTGGCAAAGCGCCAGAAATCTCTAAGCTAGCTATCACATTTATTGATACTGGCTCTCCTGCCGATGAAGTCTTTTTTTCTGTTGGAGATATAATAAAAAACATCAATGGGAAAAAAGTTCGAACACTTGGAGGCTTTGTGGAAGCTGTCAGAAGAACAAAAACAGAGGTACTTATTGAAACTCAGATGGGAAGTTTTGGTGTTTTTCAATTAACAGATCAACAGAAAGATCAATTTAAAATACTTTGGCCCAGAGAAAATGACTTTGTATATAATTTACGTATGGAGGCCTGA
- a CDS encoding DUF1566 domain-containing protein: MKNKNSKVFLPRFLFILGTIFLVSEDNAQARNLNYYKLSGYESRVQFIKQEAWKSASKKTPRMSLRSSYRNLSLSQVHSLPYVSLRKKDEWGFYGYSTVDHNYEKKSINGDSVVIDHTTGLMWHQSGSSDYISWNGAKDWIRNLNNRGYAGYKDWRLPTLEEAVSQLEPQRRKNLYVDPVFHDEQWGIWTGDIHGSDGAWSVYFSLGNVRWNVKNRFVRPVRLLNDAT, encoded by the coding sequence ATGAAAAATAAAAACAGCAAGGTGTTTCTGCCTCGTTTTCTTTTTATTCTGGGTACCATCTTTCTGGTTTCAGAAGACAACGCTCAGGCAAGAAATCTAAATTATTACAAACTATCTGGATACGAGAGTAGAGTACAATTCATTAAACAAGAAGCATGGAAAAGCGCATCAAAAAAAACACCACGCATGAGCTTGCGTTCATCTTATCGTAATTTATCTCTTTCCCAGGTACATTCACTGCCTTATGTTTCTTTGCGCAAAAAGGACGAGTGGGGATTTTACGGGTACAGTACAGTTGATCACAATTATGAAAAGAAGTCTATAAATGGAGACAGCGTAGTAATAGACCATACCACTGGTCTCATGTGGCATCAATCAGGTTCGAGTGATTATATAAGCTGGAATGGGGCAAAGGATTGGATAAGAAATTTGAATAATAGAGGCTATGCCGGTTATAAAGACTGGAGATTACCGACTTTAGAGGAAGCGGTATCACAGCTTGAGCCTCAAAGGAGGAAAAATCTATATGTAGACCCAGTCTTTCATGATGAGCAATGGGGGATTTGGACAGGTGATATTCATGGTTCCGACGGAGCGTGGAGCGTCTACTTCAGCCTTGGTAACGTTCGCTGGAACGTCAAGAATCGCTTTGTCCGTCCAGTCCGCTTGCTCAATGATGCGACTTGA
- the proB gene encoding glutamate 5-kinase: MEKNVRKQILSSVKKVVIKIGTGVLTTNNGDLDRTQVQKLAEQVVELREAGYQVVMVSSGAVGCGMRELDIRKRPTTLPELQAVAAIGQCKLISSYDEVFKSYGYHAAQILLTRDDFENRQRYLNMSNTIQTLFQLKTIPIVNENDSISVEEIAFGDNDALSALVTNLLNAELLIVLSSVDGLHDNYPTSKRKAHVISLVENVSQEIKQLAYDSKTLRGVGGMETKLEAAAVVTNAGEAMIIANGRTDKVLQKIFRHENIGTLFLPKQGKMANRKRWIGFTARSKGKIFIDEGAINALTKKGKSLLASGIKSVEGNFSKGDIISICNETNGLPFARGLTNYSSKEIEKVKGLNTFHIIKVLGYKLYDEVIHRNNMVLL; the protein is encoded by the coding sequence ATGGAAAAAAACGTACGAAAGCAAATACTTTCATCGGTGAAAAAGGTTGTTATCAAGATAGGAACGGGTGTGCTGACAACTAATAATGGTGATCTTGACAGGACCCAGGTGCAAAAACTGGCCGAACAGGTCGTCGAACTCAGGGAAGCAGGCTACCAGGTTGTTATGGTAAGTTCAGGGGCTGTTGGATGTGGCATGAGAGAGTTGGATATCAGAAAAAGACCAACGACATTGCCGGAACTCCAGGCAGTCGCAGCAATCGGGCAATGTAAGTTGATCAGTTCATATGATGAGGTATTTAAGTCCTATGGATATCATGCCGCCCAAATATTACTTACTCGTGATGATTTTGAAAACAGACAGAGATACCTTAATATGTCTAATACCATCCAAACCCTCTTTCAGTTAAAGACCATTCCCATCGTCAATGAAAACGATTCAATTTCCGTTGAGGAAATTGCCTTTGGCGACAATGATGCGCTTTCAGCGCTGGTGACAAATTTACTCAATGCAGAACTGCTCATTGTTCTTTCCTCTGTCGATGGATTACATGATAACTATCCAACTTCAAAACGAAAGGCACATGTTATCAGCCTGGTTGAAAATGTCTCCCAGGAAATTAAACAACTGGCATATGATTCAAAAACCCTGAGAGGTGTCGGCGGAATGGAAACCAAGTTGGAGGCTGCCGCAGTAGTGACAAATGCAGGGGAAGCGATGATAATAGCCAATGGACGCACGGATAAAGTGTTACAAAAAATTTTTCGACATGAAAACATTGGTACCCTCTTTCTTCCAAAGCAGGGAAAGATGGCAAACCGAAAACGCTGGATTGGATTTACAGCACGGTCAAAGGGAAAGATTTTTATTGATGAGGGTGCAATAAATGCCCTGACCAAAAAAGGAAAAAGCCTTCTGGCATCAGGAATTAAATCTGTAGAAGGAAATTTCAGCAAGGGCGACATCATTTCAATATGCAATGAAACAAATGGCTTACCTTTTGCTAGAGGTCTTACCAATTATTCTTCTAAAGAGATTGAAAAGGTGAAGGGACTCAATACCTTCCATATTATCAAGGTCTTGGGTTATAAATTATACGATGAGGTCATTCACAGAAACAACATGGTTCTTCTGTAA
- the pyrE gene encoding orotate phosphoribosyltransferase: MDIRKDMEDLLKILVEQSFKYSDAEPFKLASGKTSNYYINCKSTTLDSRAMCLIGRVFYHKIKDLGVKAVGGVPLGADPIVAATAFVSAQDGNPLQAFIVRKEQKQYGLMKTIEGNVDEGDKVVIIDDVITTGGSTLEAIDKSRAFGLDVVKAIVLVDRQEGGRENIEKKGVPLEAIYTRDDLIRCHRKKHP, translated from the coding sequence ATGGACATCCGAAAAGATATGGAAGATTTACTAAAGATACTTGTTGAGCAATCATTTAAATACAGCGACGCAGAGCCATTTAAATTGGCTTCAGGTAAGACGAGCAACTATTACATCAACTGTAAAAGTACCACGTTAGACTCTCGTGCAATGTGCCTTATCGGGAGAGTTTTTTATCATAAAATAAAAGATCTTGGAGTTAAAGCTGTTGGTGGCGTTCCTCTCGGAGCGGACCCGATCGTAGCCGCTACCGCGTTTGTCAGCGCACAGGACGGCAATCCGCTTCAAGCATTCATAGTCCGGAAAGAACAAAAGCAGTATGGCTTAATGAAAACAATTGAAGGAAATGTCGACGAGGGCGACAAAGTTGTAATTATTGATGACGTTATTACAACCGGTGGCTCTACATTAGAAGCAATAGACAAATCCAGAGCGTTTGGGCTTGATGTTGTGAAAGCTATTGTATTGGTAGACAGGCAAGAAGGTGGACGCGAGAATATCGAAAAGAAAGGTGTTCCTCTTGAGGCGATTTATACGAGAGATGATTTAATACGGTGCCATAGGAAAAAACACCCTTGA